A genomic region of Pseudochaenichthys georgianus chromosome 12, fPseGeo1.2, whole genome shotgun sequence contains the following coding sequences:
- the LOC117455793 gene encoding CD276 antigen-like isoform X1, giving the protein MDWAVIVVLNVMFQPSLSVLFTVEAERTVYESKFGEDVVMGCRFQPKLSNPHDADLKVTWHWFTSTLVRDVYRMDNWKENSAFQDSDYRGRVMLLTDELRDGWSKLKISRLRINDSGTYQCLVQTGEGADYKTTTLSVVAPYKSVTKHIEKAAGGDELLLSCQSEGYPESPVMWQDGHLKTLNPNNTAVTTPQQLVKVTSQIRVGSSAKNNYTCIFTKDGFSATFQIPDEIPVPQKKNDALIVVLSIGVIMVAIIVAMLFYRRQKGCRGHSTRNLLVDGRGKSVSVAACLAKNKGNDEEITIFNEGCMEEHLGAFLKDHYSNFPLSTEVRPHCEAFAAEELPHRLQNNEGQPVSLQALLPEAGEVVFLEGPPGSGKTTANILVSSWTEGPTHAVSKLLNLSTVRFLFTVDCSRVKGDLFQEIKMQLSLMQKTGDELRTLLTSEALLVLDGYREGNHFFDESVRNFLMEREGCRVLVTSCPGHCPILNDTVVTGRTLQIQNKVGRS; this is encoded by the exons ATGGATTGGGCCGTTATTGTAGTTTTGAATGTCATGTTTCAACCATCCCTCTCAG TGTTGTTCACTGTTGAGGCAGAGCGAACCGTGTATGAGTCAAAGTTTGGAGAAGATGTTGTGATGGGCTGCAGGTTTCAGCCTAAACTATCAAACCCTCATGATGCTGACCTGAAGGTGACGTGGCACTGGTTCACCTCCACCTTGGTCCGGGACGTGTACCGTATGGATAACTGGAAGGAGAACTCGGCATTCCAGGACTCTGATTACCGTGGCCGAGTGATGCTTCTCACTGATGAGCTGCGGGACGGCTGGTCCAAACTAAAG ATCTCCAGACTCAGGATCAATGACTCTGGGACGTACCAGTGTTTGGTGCAAACAGGAGAAGGAGCTGATTATAAAACCACAACTTTGTCTGTTGTTG CACCTTATAAATCAGTGACTAAACACATTGAGAAGGCTGCAGGGGGGGATGAGCTGCTGCTTTCTTGCCAGTCTGAGGGATACCCGGAGTCTCCTGTTATGTGGCAGGATGGACACCTGAAGACACTCAATCCGAATAACACTGCCGTGACAACTCCACAGCAGCTTGTCAAAGTCACCAGTCAGATACGCGTCGGATCGTCGGCCAAAAACAACTACACGTGTATCTTCACAAAAGATGGCTTCTCCGCAACATTTCAAATTCCAG ATGAAATCCCTGTTCCTCAGAAGAAAAATGATGCTCTCATCGTTGTTCTGAGCATAGGTGTGATAATGGTTGCCATTATTGTTGCAATGCTCTTCTACCGACGACAAAAAG GTTGCAGAGGTCATAGCACCAGGAACCTTTTGGTTGACGGTCGAGGTAAATCCGTTTCTGTTGCTGCCT GTTTAGCAAAAAACAAAGGCAACGATGAAGAGATAACTATTTTTAATGAAG GCTGCATGGAGGAACATCTGGGGGCGTTTCTGAAAGACCATTATTCCAACTTCCCGCTCAGCACCGAGGTGAGACCCCACTGCGAAGCTTTCGCTGCGGAGGAGCTGCCTCACAGGCTGCAAAACAA TGAGGGCCAGCCTGTGAGTCTTCAAGCTTTACTCCCAGAAGCTGGAGAAGTAGTTTTTCTCGAGGGACCCCCAGGAAGCGGGAAGACGACAGCCAACATCCTGGTTTCTTCTTGGACTGAGGGTCCCACACATGCCGTCTCTAAACTTCTCAATCTCAGCACTGTTCGATTTCTTTTCACCGTCGACTGCAGCAGAGTGAAGGGCGACTTGTTTCAGGAAATAAAGATGCAACTTTCTCTCATGCAAAAGACAGGAGATGAGTTGAGGACTTTGTTAACCAGTGAGGCTCTGCTGGTGTTGGATGGGTACCGAGAAGGGAACCATTTTTTTGACGAGTCTGTGAGGAATTTTCTAATGGAAAGAGAAGGATGCAGGGTGCTGGTCACTTCCTGCCCCGGACACTGTCCAATACTCAATGACACAGTTGTGACAGGACGTACACTGCAGATCCAAAACAAAGTAGGACGTTCTTAG
- the LOC117455793 gene encoding programmed cell death 1 ligand 1-like isoform X2, which produces MDWAVIVVLNVMFQPSLSVLFTVEAERTVYESKFGEDVVMGCRFQPKLSNPHDADLKVTWHWFTSTLVRDVYRMDNWKENSAFQDSDYRGRVMLLTDELRDGWSKLKISRLRINDSGTYQCLVQTGEGADYKTTTLSVVAPYKSVTKHIEKAAGGDELLLSCQSEGYPESPVMWQDGHLKTLNPNNTAVTTPQQLVKVTSQIRVGSSAKNNYTCIFTKDGFSATFQIPDEIPVPQKKNDALIVVLSIGVIMVAIIVAMLFYRRQKGCRGHSTRNLLVDGRGLAKNKGNDEEITIFNEGCMEEHLGAFLKDHYSNFPLSTEVRPHCEAFAAEELPHRLQNNEGQPVSLQALLPEAGEVVFLEGPPGSGKTTANILVSSWTEGPTHAVSKLLNLSTVRFLFTVDCSRVKGDLFQEIKMQLSLMQKTGDELRTLLTSEALLVLDGYREGNHFFDESVRNFLMEREGCRVLVTSCPGHCPILNDTVVTGRTLQIQNKVGRS; this is translated from the exons ATGGATTGGGCCGTTATTGTAGTTTTGAATGTCATGTTTCAACCATCCCTCTCAG TGTTGTTCACTGTTGAGGCAGAGCGAACCGTGTATGAGTCAAAGTTTGGAGAAGATGTTGTGATGGGCTGCAGGTTTCAGCCTAAACTATCAAACCCTCATGATGCTGACCTGAAGGTGACGTGGCACTGGTTCACCTCCACCTTGGTCCGGGACGTGTACCGTATGGATAACTGGAAGGAGAACTCGGCATTCCAGGACTCTGATTACCGTGGCCGAGTGATGCTTCTCACTGATGAGCTGCGGGACGGCTGGTCCAAACTAAAG ATCTCCAGACTCAGGATCAATGACTCTGGGACGTACCAGTGTTTGGTGCAAACAGGAGAAGGAGCTGATTATAAAACCACAACTTTGTCTGTTGTTG CACCTTATAAATCAGTGACTAAACACATTGAGAAGGCTGCAGGGGGGGATGAGCTGCTGCTTTCTTGCCAGTCTGAGGGATACCCGGAGTCTCCTGTTATGTGGCAGGATGGACACCTGAAGACACTCAATCCGAATAACACTGCCGTGACAACTCCACAGCAGCTTGTCAAAGTCACCAGTCAGATACGCGTCGGATCGTCGGCCAAAAACAACTACACGTGTATCTTCACAAAAGATGGCTTCTCCGCAACATTTCAAATTCCAG ATGAAATCCCTGTTCCTCAGAAGAAAAATGATGCTCTCATCGTTGTTCTGAGCATAGGTGTGATAATGGTTGCCATTATTGTTGCAATGCTCTTCTACCGACGACAAAAAG GTTGCAGAGGTCATAGCACCAGGAACCTTTTGGTTGACGGTCGAG GTTTAGCAAAAAACAAAGGCAACGATGAAGAGATAACTATTTTTAATGAAG GCTGCATGGAGGAACATCTGGGGGCGTTTCTGAAAGACCATTATTCCAACTTCCCGCTCAGCACCGAGGTGAGACCCCACTGCGAAGCTTTCGCTGCGGAGGAGCTGCCTCACAGGCTGCAAAACAA TGAGGGCCAGCCTGTGAGTCTTCAAGCTTTACTCCCAGAAGCTGGAGAAGTAGTTTTTCTCGAGGGACCCCCAGGAAGCGGGAAGACGACAGCCAACATCCTGGTTTCTTCTTGGACTGAGGGTCCCACACATGCCGTCTCTAAACTTCTCAATCTCAGCACTGTTCGATTTCTTTTCACCGTCGACTGCAGCAGAGTGAAGGGCGACTTGTTTCAGGAAATAAAGATGCAACTTTCTCTCATGCAAAAGACAGGAGATGAGTTGAGGACTTTGTTAACCAGTGAGGCTCTGCTGGTGTTGGATGGGTACCGAGAAGGGAACCATTTTTTTGACGAGTCTGTGAGGAATTTTCTAATGGAAAGAGAAGGATGCAGGGTGCTGGTCACTTCCTGCCCCGGACACTGTCCAATACTCAATGACACAGTTGTGACAGGACGTACACTGCAGATCCAAAACAAAGTAGGACGTTCTTAG